One Capricornis sumatraensis isolate serow.1 chromosome 8, serow.2, whole genome shotgun sequence genomic region harbors:
- the LOC138083347 gene encoding keratin, type I microfibrillar, 47.6 kDa — protein MSFNFCLPNLSFRSSCSSRLCVPSSCCGTTLPGACNIPASVGSCNWFCEGSFNGNEKETMQFLNDRLASYLEKVRQLERENAELESRILERSQQQEPLVCPNYQSYFRTIEELQQKILCGKSENARLVVQIDNAKLASDDFRTKYETEVSLRQLVEADLNGLRRILDELTLCKSDLEAQVESLKEELICLKQNHEQEVNTLRSQLGDRLNVEVDAAPTVDLNRVLNETRAQYEALVETNRRDVEEWYIRQTEELNKQVVSSSEQLQSCQAEIIELRRTVNALEVELQAQHNLRDSLENTLTETEARYSSQLNQVQSLIVNVESQLAEIRSDLERQNQEYQVLLDVRARLECEINTYRGLLDSEDCKLPCNPCATTNACERPIGPCISNPCVSRTRCGPCNTFVH, from the exons ATGTCTTTCAACTTCTGCCTGCCCAACCTGAGCTTCCGCTCCAGCTGCTCCTCCCGGCTCTGCGTGCCCTCCAGCTGCTGTGGCACCACCCTGCCCGGGGCCTGCAACATCCCCGCCAGCGTGGGCAGCTGCAACTGGTTCTGCGAGGGCTCCTTCAACGGCAACGAGAAGGAGACCATGCAGTTCCTGAACGACCGGCTGGCCAGCTACCTGGAGAAGGTGCGGCAGCTGGAGCGGGAGAACGCGGAGCTGGAGAGCCGCATCCTGGAGCGCAGCCAGCAGCAGGAGCCCCTCGTGTGTCCCAACTACCAGTCCTACTTCCGGACCATCGAGGAGCTCCAGCAGAAG ATCCTGTGTGGCAAGTCTGAGAACGCCAGGTTGGTGGTACAGATTGACAATGCCAAGCTGGCCTCAGATGACTTCAGGACCAA GTACGAGACAGAGGTGTCCTTGAGGCAGCTGGTGGAGGCAGACCTGAATGGCCTGCGTAGGATCCTGGATGAGCTGACCCTGTGCAAGTctgacctggaggcccaggtgGAGTCCCTGAAGGAGGAGCTGATCTGCCTCAAGCAGAACCACGAGCAG GAAGTCAACACCCTGCGGAGCCAGCTGGGAGACCGCCTCAACGTGGAGGTGGATGCCGCCCCCACTGTGGACCTCAACCGTGTGCTCAATGAGACCAGGGCTCAGTACGAGGCCTTGGTGGAGACCAACCGCAGGGATGTGGAGGAATGGTACATCAGGCAG ACTGAGGAGCTGAACAAGCAGGTGGTGTCCAGCTCAGAGCAGCTGCAGTCCTGCCAGGCGGAGATCATCGAGCTGAGACGCACGGTCAATGCCCTGGAGGTGGAGCTTCAGGCCCAGCACAACCTG AGAGACTCCCTGGAGAACACCCTGACGGAGACGGAGGCCCGCTACAGCTCCCAGCTGAACCAGGTGCAGAGCCTGATCGTCAACGTGGAGTCACAGCTGGCAGAGATCAGGAGTGACCTGGAGCGGCAGAACCAGGAGTACCAGGTGCTGCTGGATGTGCGGGCTCGGTTGGAGTGTGAGATCAACACGTATCGGGGGCTGCTGGACAGCGAGGACTGCAA gctcccctgcaacccatgtgccacaaccaatGCTTGCGAAAGGCCCATTGGGCCCTGCATCTCCAATCCTTGTGTCTCACGTACTCGGTGTGGACCTTGCAACACCTTTGTGCACTAG
- the LOC138083286 gene encoding keratin, type I microfibrillar 48 kDa, component 8C-1-like: MSFNFCLPNLSFRSSCSSRPCVPSSCCGTTLPGACNIPANVGSCNWFCEGSFNGNEKETMQFLNDRLASYLEKVRQLERENAELESRILERSQQQEPLVCPNYQSYFRTIEELQQKILANKAENARLVVQIDNAKLAADDFRTKYQTELGLRQLVESDINGLRRILDELTLCKSDLEAQVESLKEELICLKQNHEQEVNTLRSQLGDRLNVEVDAAPTVDLNRVLNETRAQYEALVETNRRDVEEWYIRQTEELNKQVVSSSEQLQSYQAEIIELRRTVNALEVELQAQHNLRDSLENTLTETEARYSSQLNQVQSLIVNVESQLAEIRSDLERQNQEYQVLLDVRARLECEINTYRGLLDSEDCKLPCNPCATTNASSVGSCVTNPCTPCGPRSRFGPCNTSGC; encoded by the exons ATGTCTTTCAACTTCTGCCTGCCCAACCTGAGCTTCCGCTCCAGCTGCTCCTCCAGGCCCTGCGTGCCCTCCAGCTGCTGTGGCACCACCCTGCCCGGGGCCTGCAACATCCCTGCCAATGTGGGCAGCTGCAACTGGTTCTGCGAGGGCTCCTTCAATGGCAATGAGAAGGAGACCATGCAGTTCCTGAACGACCGGCTGGCCAGCTACCTGGAGAAGGTGCGGCAGCTGGAGCGGGAGAACGCGGAGCTGGAGAGCCGCATCCTGGAGCGCAGCCAGCAGCAGGAGCCCCTCGTGTGTCCCAACTACCAGTCCTACTTCCGGACCATCGAGGAGCTCCAGCAGAAG ATCCTGGCCAATAAGGCAGAGAATGCTAGGCTGGTGGTGCAGATCGACAACGCCAAGCTGGCTGCAGATGACTTCAGGACCAA GTACCAGACGGAGCTGGGCTTGAGGCAGCTGGTGGAGTCGGACATCAATGGCTTGCGTAGGATCCTGGATGAGCTGACCCTGTGCAAGTCCGACCTGGAGGCCCAGGTGGAGTCCCTGAAGGAGGAGCTGATCTGCCTTAAGCAGAACCATGAGCAG GAAGTCAACACCCTGCGGAGCCAGCTGGGAGACCGCCTCAATGTGGAGGTGGACGCCGCCCCCACTGTGGACCTCAACCGTGTGCTCAATGAGACCAGGGCTCAGTACGAGGCCTTGGTGGAGACCAACCGCAGGGATGTGGAGGAATGGTACATCAGGCAG ACTGAGGAGCTGAACAAGCAGGTGGTGTCCAGCTCAGAGCAGCTGCAGTCCTACCAGGCGGAGATCATCGAGCTGAGACGCACGGTCAATGCCCTGGAGGTGGAGCTTCAGGCCCAGCACAACCTG AGAGACTCCCTGGAGAACACCCTGACGGAGACGGAGGCCCGCTACAGCTCCCAGCTGAACCAGGTGCAGAGCCTGATTGTCAACGTGGAGTCACAGCTGGCAGAGATCAGGAGTGACCTGGAGCGGCAGAACCAGGAGTACCAGGTGCTGCTGGACGTGCGGGCTCGGTTGGAGTGTGAGATCAACACGTACCGGGGGCTGCTGGACAGCGAGGACTGCAA GCTGCCCTGCAACCCCTGCGCCACGACCAACGCGTCATCAGTCGGGTCCTGTGTCACCAATCCCTGCACCCCCTGTGGCCCACGCTCCCGCTTTGGGCCCTGCAACACCTCTGGGTGTTAG